The DNA region AACGATGGCAGGCTGAAAGAAAAAGGGACCACTACTACAAAAGTGCCAAGAGGGAGAACTACCGCTCAAGGGCATCCTACAAGTTACTGCAACTCAACAACCGCTACAAACTGATAAGGAATGGTGACAGGGTCCTCGACCTCGGGGCAGCCCCCGGGGGATGGTCACAGGTCGCCCTTGAGAAGGTAGGTGAGGAGGGACTTGTGGTTGCAGTTGACCTCCAGAGGATAAAGGGTTTCCCCGCCGAGAACTTCAGGGCCATAATTGGGGACTTCACAGACCCTGCTATAAAGGAGAGGATAATTGAGGAGCTTGGTGGAAGGGCAGATGTGGTCATATCAGACGCTGCCCCATCCCTTTCAGGTATAAGGGACATCGACCATCTCCGCTCGGTGGATCTTGTTGAGAATGTCCTTGATATAGCCTACAGGGTCCTTGAAAGGAAGGGGAACATCCTGATCAAGGCATTCCAGGGCCCCGAACTCGATAAAGTCATAAAGGAAATGAAAAAGGATTTCTGGAAACTCAAAACAACAAAACCAGCCTCATCAAGAAAGGCAAGCGCAGAGATGTACATTGTGGGCCAGGACTTCAAGGGTAGAAAGAAATGGGAGAGAATCATCCATTAGATCAGCAGGGCTTCAAGGAAAAAGGAAATGAAAAAGAATCACCCATCAGCTCACATGAGTGCCCTCAGATCATTCAGGGCCTGTGAGGCAACCTGAAGCTGATACCTGGCTGTTTTTATGCGATCATCAACCTCAGATTTTGGTTTATTTGTCTCCAGGGCACTTTTAACATCATCAATCGCTGACTTGGCCTTCACAAGCTCTATCTCAGCATTCAGGTACGTCTTTGTCAGGTTATCGTTGTTCCTCTGGTAGACATCCTTTTTAACCGAGTCATACTGGACCTTCAGTGCCGAGTAATCGCTCTGGAGCTTTGCGAGTTCATCGTACTCGGCACCCTTCTCCACACTCCCAGATATGGCATCAGATACCGCATCGACGCCTATATATGCAAATATCAGTATGGTCCCTGCTATGAGAAGCACTCCCAGAATTGATATGGTCATTGATGTTACCTTAAAGAGGTTTATCCTTGATCTCTTCATGATCTCACCTTACATTCAGTGACTGTGAAAAAAATCTTCATGTTCATAAGGGCTAGGTCACTCACTCAATTAAGGTTTTATAATGTCGTTATAATATACTTTCATGATGAAAACCGTGGATAAGAGCAAGACACTCACAAAATTCGAGGAATTCTTTTCACTCAAGGAGTACAAGGACAGGGTGTTTGAGTCCATAGAGAAGTACCCCAACGTCAGATCCATTGAAGTTGATTACCTTGACCTTGAAATGTTCGACCCCGACCTTGCAGACCTTCTAATTGAAAAACCAGACGATGTGATAAGGGCCGCCCAGAAGGCCATAAGGAACATTGATCCCCTGAGGAAGAACGTGGACCTCAACATAAGGTTCAGTGGGGTCAGCAACGTCATACCCCTCCGGGAGCTCCGGAGTAAATTCATAGGTAAATTCGTTGCAGTTGACGGTATTGTAAGGAAAACAGATGAGATAAGGCCCAGGATAGTTAAGGCCGTCTTTGAGTGCAGGGGCTGCATGAGGCTCCATGAGGTCAGCCAGTCCACCAACATGATCACGGAGCCATCACTCTGCTCAGAGTGTGGCGGCAGGTCCTTCAGACTCCTTCAGGACGAATCAGAGTTCCTGGACACCCAGACACTGAAACTCCAGGAGCCACTTGAGAACCTCTCAGGTGGTGAGCAGCCCCGCCAGATAACCGTCGTCCTTGAGGATGACCTGGTTGACACCCTCACCCCAGGGGACATCGTGAGGGTCACAGGTACACTGAGGACAGTCCGCGATGAGAGGACCAGACGGTTCAAGAACTTCATATATGGAAACTACACCGAGTTCCTTGAACAGGAGTTTGAGGAGCTCCAGATAAGTGAGGAGGACGAGGAAAAGATAAGGGAACTTGCAGCTGACCCCAACATATACGAGAAGATCATAAGGTCCACCGCACCATCAATACACGGTTACCGTGAGGTAAAGGAGGCCATAGCCCTTCAGCTCTTTGGGGGGACCGGGAAGGAGCTCGATGATAAGACCCGCCTCCGTGGGGACATACACATCCTCATAGTCGGGGACCCGGGTATAGGTAAGTCCCAGATGCTCAAGTACGTGTCAAAGCTGGCCCCCAGGGGGATATACACAAGCGGTAAGGGTACCTCAGGGGTTGGGCTCACCGCCGCGGCTGTGAGGGATGAATTCGGTGGCTGGTCCCTTGAGGCCGGTGCCCTTGTCCTGGGAGATAAGGGTAACGTCTGTGTGGATGAACTGGATAAGATGCGTGATGAGGACCGTTCAGCCATCCACGAGGCACTGGAGCAGCAGACCATAAGCATAGCCAAGGCAGGTATAATGGCAACCCTCAACTCAAGGTGCTCTGTCCTGGCAGCCGCAAACCCAAAATTCGGGAGATTCGACAGTTACAAATCAATTGCAGAGCAGATAGATCTTCCATCAACCATACTGTCACGTTTCGACCTGATATTCGTTGTGGAGGACAAACCCGACGAGGAGAAGGACAGGGAACTTGCAAGGCACATCCTGAAAACACATAAGGAGGACCACACCCCCTTTGAAATCGACCCAGAACTGCTGAGGAAGTACATAGCCTATGCAAGAAAGAATGTGAGACCCGTGCTGACAGATGAGGCGATGCAGGTCCTTGAGGACTTCTACGTATCAATGAGGGCCAGCGCAGCCGATGAGGACTCGCCGGTCCCCATAACAGCAAGGCAGCTGGAGGCCCTTGTGCGACTCTCAGAGGCCAGTGCAAAGATAAAACTCAAGGAACACGTGGAGGCAGAGGACGCCAGGAAGGCCATAAAACTGTCCCAGGCATGCCTGAAACAGGTGGGGTACGACCCTGAGACCGGTAAGATAGACATCGACAAGGTTGAGGGGAGAACACCCAAATCCGAGAGGGACAAGTTCCGACTGCTAATTGAACTCATAAGGGAATACGAGGAGGACTACGGTGGGAGGGCACCCACCAATATTCTTATAACTGAGATGATGGATAGATATAACGTGAGTGAGGAAAAGGTTGAGGAACTGATAAGGATCCTCAAGGACAAGGGCGCAATATTTGAGCCCGCCAGGGGATACCTTAAGGTGGTCTGAATTTTCCATTACACACTTTTTACCGGAGGTATAGATTATGGATGATTACGAAAAATTACTTGAAAGGGCCATAGAGCAGCTGCCCCCAGAAGTATTTGAAACAAAGCGTTTCGAGGTTCCAAAGGCGTACTCAGTTATACAGGGAAACAGGACATTCATACAGAACTTCAGGGAGGTCGCAGATGCCCTCAACAGGGACCCCCAGCACCTTCTTAAATTTCTTCTAAGGGAACTGGGTACCGCAGGTAACCTTGAGGGTGGAAGGGCCATACTCCAGGGTAAATTCACCCACTTTCTCATAAACGAGAGGATAGAGGACTACGTCAACAAATTCGTCATATGCCACGAATGCAACAGGCCAGATACAAGGATAATCAGGGAGGGGCGGATATCCCTTCTCAAGTGCGAGGCATGCGGTGCCAAGGCGCCCCTCAAGAACGTCTAGAGAAGATAGAGGAGCAGCTATAGAAAATGTTCTGTGTCAGATGCGGTAATTCTGATTCTGAATTATATGATGGACTCTGCAGGGACTGTTTCCTTGAGGACTACACCATCCTCAGCATACCCTCCAGAATAGAGGTTTATGTGTGCAGCCACTGCCATGCAAAGCTGATAAGTGGCCAGTGGGTGGACGAGGGCCTCCCTGAGGAGGAAATAGTATACAGGGCCCTTGAGGAGAATATCAGCTGGGAACCCCCTGTTGAAAACCCTGAAATCGAACTGGAAATAATACAGCAGAGGGGCACCATCTACCAGTGCCTGGTGGAGGTGGATGCTGAGGTCCTTGGAAGGATGGTGAGCCAGGAGTACGGGGTGGAGGTCCGCCTCACAAACACTGTCTGCCCGGCCTGCAGCAAACAGGCATCAGGCTACTACGAGGCTGTGATACAGTTAAGGGCCGATGGAAGGGAACTGGATGAATCAGAAATAGAAAGGGCTGACCTCACAGTTAAAAGGACCCTCCTGAAGCTATCAAGGAGGGATAAGCTGGCATACCTCCCCCAGAGGGTTGAGGTGAAGGAGGGGGTCGACTACTACATAGGATCCCATAAATCCGCCAGAAAGGTTGTAAGCGCCCTCAGGGAGGAACTCGGTGGCATTGCCAGTGAGTCACCACGGCTGATGGGGCAGGATAGGTCAAGCGGCAAGGGACTCTACAGGACATGGATTTCACTCAGACTCCCTGATTTCAGAAGAGGAGACTTCCTCCTGCACCAGGACCGAATGCTCACGGTGCTTGACCTCAGAAAGCGTGGTGTGAGTGTGAAGGACCTTGAGACCCGTGATGTGAAGAACATACTCTGGGGAGAATATGAAAATATTGACCTAGTTGCGAGGGCCAGTGATGTTAAGACAACCACAGTGACTGCAAGATCCCCTGGAAGGATACAGGTGCTTCACCCTGAAACATTTGAACCCGTGGACCTTGAAGCTGACAGTTACACATCAAAACTTGAGATAGGAGAACAGGTTCCTGTTATAGAAATTAAGAAGAGACTCTACATCATTGATGAGGCGGAGGAATGATCTGATGGATGATACGCTCAACACCATAACACGTGATGTTCTTGAGGTCATAACACCCGATGAACTGCTGGAGGTCCTTAAGAAGGATGAACCTGTTGTCTACACCGGCTATGAGCCCTCAGGTAAGGTTCATCTGGGACACGCCATAACCATAAGGAAACTGAGGGAAATGCAGGATGCCGGCTTCAGGGTCAAGATACTCCTTGCAGACTACCATGCATACCTCAATGGTAAGGGCAGCATGGAGCGGATAAGGGAGATGGCCGATTACAACAGAAAATGCTTCCTGGCACTTGGACTCTCCCCTGATAGGACCGAGTTCATCCTGGGTTCATCCTTCCAGACTCAGCCAGAGTACACAGACCTGGTATACAGAATGGCCCTCATAACAACACTTCTTCGGGCCAGAAGGAGCATGGCCCAGATAACAAGGGAATCAGAGGACCACAAGGTTGCAGAGGTTATCTACCCCCTCATGCAGGTCATCGACATGGTCTACCTTGATGTGGATGTGGCGCTGGGTGGAATGGAGCAGCGAAAGATACATATGCTGGCACGTGAGAACCTCCCCAGGCTCGGTTTCGATGCTCCGGTATGCATACACACCCCACTGCTCCATGGGACCGACGGTTCAGAGAAGATGTCCTCCAGCAAGGGTAACTTCATTGCAGTGGACGACTCCCCCGATGAGATAAGGGAAAAGGTGAAGGGGAGTTACTGTCCCATGGGGGAACTGGAGGGTAACCCCATCATCGAAATCGTGAAGTACTTTATAATGCCAGAATATGGCAGGATGACCATAAGGCGCCCTGAAAAATTCGGGGGCGACCTTGAACTGGACCTTGACGAACTCCTGAATACCTACTCCAGTGGCGACCTTCACCCGCTGGATTTGAAGAATGCGGTCTCAGATTACCTTATTGAAATGCTGGGACCTGTAAGGGACTACATGGAAGGTGTTTAGATGCTGTACGACATGAGACTTCCGCCAGGTATAACACACACAACAATGGCTGAGATAATTGATGAATACGAGGTTGAACTG from Methanothermobacter sp. includes:
- a CDS encoding SAM-dependent methyltransferase; translated protein: MGKRWQAERKRDHYYKSAKRENYRSRASYKLLQLNNRYKLIRNGDRVLDLGAAPGGWSQVALEKVGEEGLVVAVDLQRIKGFPAENFRAIIGDFTDPAIKERIIEELGGRADVVISDAAPSLSGIRDIDHLRSVDLVENVLDIAYRVLERKGNILIKAFQGPELDKVIKEMKKDFWKLKTTKPASSRKASAEMYIVGQDFKGRKKWERIIH
- the mcm gene encoding minichromosome maintenance protein MCM; this translates as MMKTVDKSKTLTKFEEFFSLKEYKDRVFESIEKYPNVRSIEVDYLDLEMFDPDLADLLIEKPDDVIRAAQKAIRNIDPLRKNVDLNIRFSGVSNVIPLRELRSKFIGKFVAVDGIVRKTDEIRPRIVKAVFECRGCMRLHEVSQSTNMITEPSLCSECGGRSFRLLQDESEFLDTQTLKLQEPLENLSGGEQPRQITVVLEDDLVDTLTPGDIVRVTGTLRTVRDERTRRFKNFIYGNYTEFLEQEFEELQISEEDEEKIRELAADPNIYEKIIRSTAPSIHGYREVKEAIALQLFGGTGKELDDKTRLRGDIHILIVGDPGIGKSQMLKYVSKLAPRGIYTSGKGTSGVGLTAAAVRDEFGGWSLEAGALVLGDKGNVCVDELDKMRDEDRSAIHEALEQQTISIAKAGIMATLNSRCSVLAAANPKFGRFDSYKSIAEQIDLPSTILSRFDLIFVVEDKPDEEKDRELARHILKTHKEDHTPFEIDPELLRKYIAYARKNVRPVLTDEAMQVLEDFYVSMRASAADEDSPVPITARQLEALVRLSEASAKIKLKEHVEAEDARKAIKLSQACLKQVGYDPETGKIDIDKVEGRTPKSERDKFRLLIELIREYEEDYGGRAPTNILITEMMDRYNVSEEKVEELIRILKDKGAIFEPARGYLKVV
- a CDS encoding translation initiation factor IF-2 subunit beta, with translation MDDYEKLLERAIEQLPPEVFETKRFEVPKAYSVIQGNRTFIQNFREVADALNRDPQHLLKFLLRELGTAGNLEGGRAILQGKFTHFLINERIEDYVNKFVICHECNRPDTRIIREGRISLLKCEACGAKAPLKNV
- a CDS encoding 60S ribosomal export protein NMD3, which translates into the protein MFCVRCGNSDSELYDGLCRDCFLEDYTILSIPSRIEVYVCSHCHAKLISGQWVDEGLPEEEIVYRALEENISWEPPVENPEIELEIIQQRGTIYQCLVEVDAEVLGRMVSQEYGVEVRLTNTVCPACSKQASGYYEAVIQLRADGRELDESEIERADLTVKRTLLKLSRRDKLAYLPQRVEVKEGVDYYIGSHKSARKVVSALREELGGIASESPRLMGQDRSSGKGLYRTWISLRLPDFRRGDFLLHQDRMLTVLDLRKRGVSVKDLETRDVKNILWGEYENIDLVARASDVKTTTVTARSPGRIQVLHPETFEPVDLEADSYTSKLEIGEQVPVIEIKKRLYIIDEAEE
- a CDS encoding tyrosine--tRNA ligase, which translates into the protein MDDTLNTITRDVLEVITPDELLEVLKKDEPVVYTGYEPSGKVHLGHAITIRKLREMQDAGFRVKILLADYHAYLNGKGSMERIREMADYNRKCFLALGLSPDRTEFILGSSFQTQPEYTDLVYRMALITTLLRARRSMAQITRESEDHKVAEVIYPLMQVIDMVYLDVDVALGGMEQRKIHMLARENLPRLGFDAPVCIHTPLLHGTDGSEKMSSSKGNFIAVDDSPDEIREKVKGSYCPMGELEGNPIIEIVKYFIMPEYGRMTIRRPEKFGGDLELDLDELLNTYSSGDLHPLDLKNAVSDYLIEMLGPVRDYMEGV